The region ATGTCTTGGAGAAACAAAATGTGAATCATTATTGCTTCTGGCTGACTTTGGATGAACTAAAAATTACAGTGGCTGAAAGCATGCATTGACAAAGTctgtaataagaaaaaatttGGGTATATTCTAGGTGGATTTATTTTTGTCACCCAGACTAGTCAGGCTGGTAGAAGCAGCAAGATTAGTAAAATAAACAAGtagttttagattaaaaaaataaaatagcttttgtCCTTTGCAAGCCTACAACTGAAATAAGTTGTATAATAATGCCTTATTGTTTTATGTGACAATGCTAACATTTAAAGCTTTATAATTATTGTATTGGGATGGGGTGAATTAATCCTTCCAAATGTTTATATGATTTGCTATGTTACTACCTTGTAGTCTGCTACTACTTCTGCTCTGTATGTGGTAGAAAAGGAAGGGTAAAACTGTTAGCTCAGTTGCAGCCAGATTCTCCAATTTTGCATGTGAGAAATCTCACTAAATGGAAGTAAAGATGCATGTGTTTATGGGCACCTTAATTTTTACAGCTTTCAGCGATTTCCTTCTGAAAGTCTGTGGGGTTTAGATGCTTCAGTCGCTGGTGCCACTCCAATGCTGGTTCTCTGTTTGAGACCTCTTGTACATAGAGACTTCTTCAGGTTGTATTCCTCAGGCCGaaactctgtttttcttcttgcagttGGCTCTTACCCCACTCCCAATGCTCATTTAACAGCAAATTTTAAAACGTTATTACCATGTTCAttactttgttcttcattttattGAGATCCTCCAGTTTACATTTGGTATTTGTCCTCTGTTTCTAAGTGCCATTTTGTTGTGTTTAAAATAATCTCCACGGCCCTCTGAGCACCACTGTAAAAATGTAATGTCCCTTTTGTCTTTCAGATCTCACTGCTGATTGGATTCATCAGTGTAAATAACTCTCCGTGGACAGATTACAGTGCATACAGCTACTTTCAGATTGTCACCATGTGTGACTTGGTTATGATTTTGTTCTTCTACATTATCCACATTTTCAGAATCTACAGGAAGCTCACTTGCGTTAGCTGGCCGCTTGCAGTAAGTCTGTTAGATGGTCTGGGTTCCTTGCCTCTCCTGTGGGTTGATGTCTCCATTACTTAGTCCATTTTCTTGTGCTATCACACAGTGATAGGTCATCTTTCACATaattggtttttttgctttgtatacAAGTCCTTGTGTTGCTTTTATTATTAGTACTCAGTTCAGCAGATGCTGTTAATTGTAAGTTTTTTAGTTTATCTGGATATGATTCTGCCCTCCTTCATACAGAAGTAAATCCAGATTTACTCCAGAGAAGGCAATAGTGTTATTTTGAgacaaatgaaaagaagaaatcaagCCTTCAGCAGATGGGTCCTAGCTCAGGTCATTTATAGCAGCTAAGGGATTGCTAGAGTACCAAATCATAGCATTAGAATTAATGTACTACATCCTGTCCCAAAATAAAGTTATGAGTGCTATTTAAGTCTTAGGTGTCTTGTTTCGGTATGGTTTTAGGTAACTTAAACAATAGCAAGAAATAGGAGCCTCAGCTTGATTGCCATAGCCTGGGCATTCCTGGGATATCCTGCAGGATGTTCCTGCCTCATTCCCACATTTCCGCTGCACATCCATCTCTCGTATCCTAGCAGAGAACTaacaagcagcacagaaaatgcaaGACCTGAACTTCCTCAGTAGCTTTGGGTCAGGTCAACTAACAGAAGAGTCTGGCATCCTAGTGTGGGATGATAGATTTTAATAACCTCTTAGAACATGTCTCCCTTATGCATAGTGACATTTTAGTTCCACAGAGGAAGGACCAAAGGGATGGGGTAAGCCAGCTTGGAGAGATATAGAGGGATTTTGAAGTCCAGGAAGTGGTTGGTGTTTAATGGAAGTTATGTAATAGTTTACAGATTTAGGATAACATTTTTCCATCCATCCACTTCTAACCAGAGaaaaaaacttaattttcttttttgctgaaaTATATGGTTAGACTTGTgcccctttttgttttttcaaatgtgtACCACCTTTATCTGTCTCTAGAAAGTACTTCTTTAGAGATAATACAGATGCAGGGATTGAAATAAGCTAATAAGTGACAGTTATACAAAGCAGCATTTAATGTATGCATTGGTGTAACAGGACTATGCCATTTTGACCTCTGCAtaggctgcttttgttttttgttgggtgcTTAATCGTTCCTAAATGTTCCAGAGTCACCAGTGAGTTTAAGGACTGCAGTTTGCTGCTGCTTAGCTTCAGAAAGCTTTATGGGATGTGATGCTTGAACATTGCTGTTCTTTTACAACCAACCTCCTTTTCAGCCACATATTTTAAGTAACTTTAGCACAGAATAGGAAAACCTGTAAGAGACTTTGGGAAACGGTAGCTAGTGTCTGGCTGAGTTTGCTGGCAAGATCTCTACATGGCAGTCAGGGGTGTGGTTTGCAGTCAGTAAAGTTGCAGTGGCTCAAGAAGTTGTTCAGCACTGACACTTTTTAAAGCTGGGAAGTATTTCTCCAGAAGGGCACTCTCCTGGTCCTGCCAGGGGTTGGTTCTCCACCTCATTTAGCCTTTGATGATTCATTTGCATCTTTACCCATCCCTCAGATTCCTCTGAGTTAGTGGCCTGTGTACACTGTTTTATTTGGTGTCTCTATGGAGGCAATGGCTTGCCTGGTTAGCCTGCTGCATCATGGACTAGCCAAAGGACCCTCCTTATGGAAATAATTTCCTCTAGCAAAAGCAAGGGTTGAGATTATGGTTACAAATGAGGAAAGTAAGTTGCAGTCTCAGAGCCTACTTTATGGCAAAGATCCTTCTCAGCTGTTTATAAAAAACACCTGAACAGAGGAAAACTGTGGTATCGTATGATAGACTATTTCTCTTCTGGGATTTCCTTGAACAATTTCCTTTGGGGACTATATTCTCTCTCCTTTGGTTTGAGACAGAATCTCTCCTCTCTCTTATACATGGTATTTGCTTGGCTCATGCCAGTAGTGCAATGCAGATAAAACAAGCAGATACCCTCCTGCCCACTgcactgtgaaaaagaaataaccCATGTTCAGTTTGCAAACATCCATATTGGATGCCGTAAACTTTGTGAGGATTCAAAATCTACATCCACAGATAACCCCTGCTTATAACAAGGTAAAATGGACCGATACTCATCACACTAGAAAAGAGCTTAAATGTGGTGCCCCAGTGCTCGCTCAGAAAAACCCGTGGCACTGTGTTTTACTGCAAAACAGCTGCAGTCACTCTGAGCCTGGGTGTTGGTTATGAGTGTCTGCATAATTGTGCTTTTTGTGGCTTCCCTCCTGTTTCCAGTCTTGGTTGATGTGAGTAAATCCAGCAGTAAGTCCATTGCTTGCTTTTTAAGATTATCAGAAGTAGGAGCATTTGGTTTTCCACTGATGCCATGTACTGCCATTTACTGCCATTTCATATAGGCTAGAGAAATATGCCTTTAAGGCTTCTTCCTTCCTCCAGAACTGTCTCTAAGGTGCATACTTGATGCAATAAAGATACGTTTCACCATCAGTACCATGTTGAATTGAAAGGATTGCATCCATATCCAGTAAGTAGATCTTATTTCAGTGATGTTAGTAGGCCCGAAGATTGGCCCTCTCTCCTTTTTTGAACAGAAAGTCAGGTATGGTACAAAATCCACTCAcgaggtgggatttttttctgctgtgttttttttttttaattgttttttttcttttggctagTGTTCTGTCCTCTGGGTTTGAGTAACTTCTGCCAACTTTTTCTCATTCTGAGGCACACTGAAATGCTTTCCTTATAAGTTTCCCCTTCTGATGCAGGTTGTGCTTGTCTTTACAGGAGTTTCTTCATTATTTAATCGGTACAATTCTGCTTCTCATTGCATCAATTGTAGCAGCATCCAAGAGTTATAATTTGTCTGGACTTGTGGCTGGAGCGGTAAGACTGTGTTTATTAGTCTTGACACttttttaattgcattatatATTAAGTAGGGCACTGGAAATCTATTACTcgtaattttattttcttacagatttgTCTTGCTTGTGTGACCTTCTAGCTCATTTCAGTGAATGTTCTGTAAcacaatgacaagaaaaaaattttgtcGTGAGACTCTAGACTCACCACTAAAGTGGGTATTTGCCCTGTCAGAGTGGAACCCAAAATTCAGCTTTGACAAATGGCTGTTCTAGCATCTAGAAGTTACCTGAATGATTCCACCCCAGTCTTCAGGCTTTGATGCTTCCTGCTCCTGAACATAGCCCTGTTCAAGATAGTTTCTCCTGAACTAAAATCCACTGGGGTCCTGGGCTGACTTATTGGAAGATACTCTCTGCCTCTGTTGGCTGGAGGGCATTATAAAGACAGGCATGACTTCTGAGTGTGGGCAACAGTATTTTCATAGCAGCAGGACCTGAAATACAGCTCTTCCAGAATAAAGAATTACTTTCAGAAACAGTCCAGATGATTCAAATGGACTAGAACACTTACTTGACTTGTTTATTTGGCAGACTTCAGGGAATGACTTGTTTGAATAGGGCAGTAAAAGCCGTAATCAGAGGTGTTAGAAAAAGTCTTTGTTGCAGAACCCTAGTGAGAAGTCTAGAAGGTGAGACTCTATGCTGCTGTCCAGCTTTTTCTCCCCACTTGTATATGACATTCAGTCTATCTTTTAGTCATTCCTTTCACCAGACATAAGCTGCTATTATAGtatggaaacaatttttttagtATGTTGGCAGAATGGAGTAAAATAAAAAACTTGTTTGTGTCTGTTAACATCATAAAATATGTAGCTGGATATACAAGTGTGTCCATACATTCATGGAATATGTGTCATCTAATGCTCTGTAAgtatttgtggtttgtttgttttctcatccAGACTTTCGGGTTCCTAGCTACGATCCTTTGTGTTTTAAGCATATGGTCATCCTACAAGGTTTCGTGCATCACACAGTCAACAAGTAAGTATCATGCTTAGCAACTGCCAGAATGCTTCTCAAAATGAGTATTTATATTTTCTGCCACAGGGCTGTGTCTACCTGGAAGGATTTATTAACGTTCTGTTCCTTATTACTCACAAAGCAATAAATCCGTATTTTCTGTCAACACAGACATATCACAGCTACTGCCAGCTGTTAACAACTACAAGAGCAAAATAACTTGCTTGTAGCAAGTAGTGAATGTATCAGTGTTTTCTCATCTCCCTCCCCCACCCGCTACCAAAATAAGGTTTCCTATGTGTTTCTTAAGTAAGTAGGTAAATCTGTTTGTGACCACACAAGTGACACTGTCTTCCTTTTCAAAGATGCATCTGTATGACTTCTTCACCTCTGCAAGACATCTGCCTTACAAAATAGGATACCAAAGAGGAGCATCCACTACTGAGGAGAGAGCATGGGTATTTTGTTACTAGACTGTGCAACCAGTACCTTTTGAAGATCTACTTCAATGCAAAACAATGTTGTGAACcaaagtttttttcccccacttccccCTACCCAAGAAGTTATATAATGGAGAACCTGCTTTTTATGAGCTTTACAGAGAAAGACAACTTCTGTCTCACCAGCTGGGTTGTGGTTATTTCCAGTTATTTGCAATAAGAGCATTTAAAACTAATTTGGAGAGTCATTTGGCTCTCCTTTCAGAGGGATGGAAAAATTGTTTCTGATTTCCTCCATCTGTTTACAGAAGGGAAATCCTGCAAATTCCTACCTGATTCTTAACTTCTAAGGATGATTTGTTTAACAAAGGAACTGTTACAAACTGATTTGTGCTTGCATAAGATGACCCAAGTCTTTGTTACCTCTATCAGAACTGTGGACTTTTTCTAACATCAGTTCAGCCAGCATCAAAAATTATGAAATGCAACTTGAATATATCTGTGCAACCACTCCCTCCTAGACCCAACAGTACATGATGAAATCAGTTTTTTTCTCCGTGAATTTTTACAGGTTATTAACAATGAAAGATTGGTCTTTAAAACTTCTCTTTGCCAAATACAGGAAAATACATACCCAAGAGTATGTGTTTAATGTCttgtgggatatttttttt is a window of Athene noctua chromosome 2, bAthNoc1.hap1.1, whole genome shotgun sequence DNA encoding:
- the CMTM7 gene encoding CKLF-like MARVEL transmembrane domain-containing protein 7 isoform X2; this translates as MSHGARVIRTGISLLIGFISVNNSPWTDYSAYSYFQIVTMCDLVMILFFYIIHIFRIYRKLTCVSWPLAEFLHYLIGTILLLIASIVAASKSYNLSGLVAGATFGFLATILCVLSIWSSYKVSCITQSTNASV
- the CMTM7 gene encoding CKLF-like MARVEL transmembrane domain-containing protein 7 isoform X1; the encoded protein is MSHGARVIRTGVSSGGPAAPPAAAASSSAGSDAELMDGAYFRSCAGMLKVAQMISLLIGFISVNNSPWTDYSAYSYFQIVTMCDLVMILFFYIIHIFRIYRKLTCVSWPLAEFLHYLIGTILLLIASIVAASKSYNLSGLVAGATFGFLATILCVLSIWSSYKVSCITQSTNASV
- the CMTM7 gene encoding CKLF-like MARVEL transmembrane domain-containing protein 7 isoform X3, which produces MCDLVMILFFYIIHIFRIYRKLTCVSWPLAEFLHYLIGTILLLIASIVAASKSYNLSGLVAGATFGFLATILCVLSIWSSYKVSCITQSTNASV